A section of the Malus sylvestris chromosome 17, drMalSylv7.2, whole genome shotgun sequence genome encodes:
- the LOC126609800 gene encoding F-box/kelch-repeat protein At3g06240-like, producing the protein MIHVRESEIPEDRVAEILSRLPPKSLMRFKCIRKSWCTVINNPSFMAKHLSNSVDNKFSSSTCILLHRSQMPVFPDRSWKREYFWSMINLSHDSDEHNLYYDVEDLNIQFPLEDHDHVSIHGYCNGIVCLIVGKNAVLYNPATRELKQLPDSCLLLPSPPEGKFELESTFQGMGFGYDSKAKEYKVVKIIENCEYSDDMRTFSHRIALPHTAEVYVTTTNSWRVIEIEISSDTYNCSCSVYLKGFCYWFASDDEEYILSFDLGDEIFHRIQLPKRKESGLLFYDLFLYNESIASFCSHYDKSDNSGILEILEIWVMDDYDGVKSSWTKLLTLGPFKDNENLLTFWKSDELLMVTSDKRTISYNSSTGNLKYIHIPPIINKVTNFEALIFVESIISVK; encoded by the coding sequence ATGATCCATGTACGTGAAAGTGAAATTCCTGAAGATAGGGTGGCCGAAATCCTGTCCAGGTTGCCGCCGAAGTCTCTGATGCGGTTCAAATGTATACGCAAGTCTTGGTGCACGGTCATCAACAATCCAAGTTTTATGGCCAAACACCTCAGCAATTCCGTTGACAACAAATTCTCATCCTCCACTTGTATCCTTCTCCACCGTTCTCAGATGCCCGTTTTCCCGGACAGAAGTTGGAAACGAGAATATTTCTGGTCCATGATTAATCTTTCCCATGATAGTGATGAGCACAACCTTTATTATGATGTTGAGGACCTAAATATACAATTTCCATTGGAAGATCATGATCATGTATCGATTCATGGCTATTGCAATGGGATTGTCTGTCTAATAGTAGGGAAAAATGCTGTTTTATACAATCCTGCAACGAGGGAACTGAAGCAACTACCTGATTCATGCCTTCTTCTACCTTCCCCTCCGGAGGGAAAATTCGAATTGGAATCGACCTTTCAAGGAATGGGATTTGGCTATGATAGCAAAGCTAAAGAATACAAGGTTGtgaaaattatagaaaattgtGAGTATTCAGATGATATGCGAACATTTTCTCATCGTATTGCTCTTCCTCACACGGCTGAGGTATATGTCACAACTACTAACTCTTGGAGAGTGATCGAGATTGAAATATCAAGTGATACCTATAACTGTTCTTGTTCAGTATACTTAAAGGGATTTTGTTATTGGTTTGCAAGCGATGACGAGGAATACATACTTTCATTTGATTTAGGTGATGAGATATTTCATAGAATACAATTGCCTAAAAGGAAAGAATCCGGTCTTTTGTTTTATGATCTTTTTCTTTATAATGAATCCATCGCTTCTTTTTGCTCTCATTATGATAAAAGTGACAATTCTGGAATATTGGAAATACTTGAAATATGGGTAATGGACGACTATGACGGAGTCAAGAGTTCATGGACAAAACTGCTAACCCTTGGACCCTTTAAAGACAATGAGAATTTATTGACATTTTGGAAAAGTGATGAGCTTCTTATGGTTACCTCCGATAAAAGAACCATCTCTTATAATTCTAGTACCGGAAATCTCAAGTATATTCATATTCCTCCTATTATCAATAAGGTTACAAATTTCGAAGCTCTTATTTTTGTGGAAAGTATTATTTCAGTCAAGTGA